A region from the Corallococcus soli genome encodes:
- a CDS encoding DsrE family protein, whose protein sequence is MAGRVFFFLQHATYEPAFQAGSMGITAAAMGDDVYFVFAFEALRQLVRGGFGLAHSERERTEAARAEGLNVPTPARMLEEARALGARLVACDTTVRICGLTPQELQGTLDEVMGLASIWRLTEGARVLTL, encoded by the coding sequence ATGGCCGGACGCGTTTTCTTCTTCCTCCAGCACGCCACGTACGAGCCTGCGTTCCAGGCGGGCTCCATGGGCATCACCGCCGCCGCGATGGGGGACGACGTCTACTTCGTCTTCGCCTTCGAGGCCCTGCGCCAGCTGGTCCGGGGCGGCTTCGGTCTGGCGCACAGCGAGCGCGAGCGCACGGAAGCGGCCCGCGCTGAGGGGCTCAACGTCCCCACACCGGCCCGCATGCTCGAGGAGGCCCGGGCCCTGGGCGCCAGGCTCGTGGCCTGTGACACCACGGTGCGCATCTGCGGCCTGACGCCCCAGGAACTGCAGGGCACCCTGGATGAAGTCATGGGCCTCGCCTCCATCTGGCGCCTGACCGAGGGCGCACGCGTCCTCACCCTGTAA